From Tachypleus tridentatus isolate NWPU-2018 chromosome 8, ASM421037v1, whole genome shotgun sequence, a single genomic window includes:
- the amx gene encoding TM2 domain-containing protein 3 almondex isoform X1: protein MIIRIFLYYTIPLLVVATNTESLSHTSTVHGFRHSGLQHHSESTLKPAVNVSNASTTDSVFDTCTKHVQCEELPVHCINCRLNETCIYGEKLQVECQAKSHATCQGNNVFYKEMICRYCYQTNSDEHTCVKNTSCRVVSTPRQHYITQCKVHDHILCLGNRRFSKNLLCNWTRGYSWSTALLLSITLGGFGVDRFYLGMWQEGIGKLFSFGGLGVWTLVDAVLIATGYLAPADGSLYII, encoded by the exons AAAGTCTATCACACACTTCAACCGTCCACGGCTTTCGACATTCAGGTTTGCAGCACCATTCTGAATCAACACTGAAACCTGCAGTAAACGTTAGCAATGCTTCCACTACAGATTCTGTGTTTGATACTTGTACCAAACATGTTCAGTGTGAGGAACTTCCCGTTCACTGCATAAACTGTAGACTCAACGAGACATGTATATATGGAGAAAAACTCCAAGTGGAATGTCAGGCCAAAAGTCATGCAACTTGTCAG ggaaacaatgtattttacaaagaaatgATCTGTCGCTACTGTTACCAGACCAATTCCGACGAGCATACGTGTGTCAAGAATACAAGCTGTAGGGTAGTGAGCACACCAAGACAGCATTATATCACTCAGTGCAAAGTGCACGATCATATTCTGTGCTTAG GAAACCGAAGATTTTCCAAGAACTTGTTATGTAATTGGACAAGAGGTTATAGCTGGAGTACAGCTTTGCTTCTGag TATCACACTCGGTGGGTTTGGAGTGGATCGTTTCTATCTCGGAATGTGGCAAGAAGGGATTGGAAAACTTTTCAGTTTTGGAGGCCTAGGGGTTTGGACCTTAGTAGACGCTGTATTAATTGCTACAGGTTACCTTGCACCTGCTGATGGTTCTTTATACATAATTTGA
- the amx gene encoding TM2 domain-containing protein 3 almondex isoform X2 produces the protein MIIRIFLYYTIPLLVVATNTESLSHTSTVHGFRHSGLQHHSESTLKPAVNVSNASTTDSVFDTCTKHVQCEELPVHCINCRLNETCIYGEKLQVECQAKSHATCQGNNVFYKEMICRYCYQTNSDEHTCVKNTSCRVVSTPRQHYITQCKVHDHILCLEQFLFHEVKMVVNHYFKLKFNCTAQETEDFPRTCYVIGQEVIAGVQLCF, from the exons AAAGTCTATCACACACTTCAACCGTCCACGGCTTTCGACATTCAGGTTTGCAGCACCATTCTGAATCAACACTGAAACCTGCAGTAAACGTTAGCAATGCTTCCACTACAGATTCTGTGTTTGATACTTGTACCAAACATGTTCAGTGTGAGGAACTTCCCGTTCACTGCATAAACTGTAGACTCAACGAGACATGTATATATGGAGAAAAACTCCAAGTGGAATGTCAGGCCAAAAGTCATGCAACTTGTCAG ggaaacaatgtattttacaaagaaatgATCTGTCGCTACTGTTACCAGACCAATTCCGACGAGCATACGTGTGTCAAGAATACAAGCTGTAGGGTAGTGAGCACACCAAGACAGCATTATATCACTCAGTGCAAAGTGCACGATCATATTCTGTGCTTAG AACAATTTCTATTCCATGAAGTAAAAATGGTTGTGAACCACTATTTTAAACTGAAGTTTAATTGTACTGCACAGGAAACCGAAGATTTTCCAAGAACTTGTTATGTAATTGGACAAGAGGTTATAGCTGGAGTACAGCTTTGCTTCTGa